A single window of Paenibacillus sp. SYP-B4298 DNA harbors:
- a CDS encoding SdpA family antimicrobial peptide system protein, whose amino-acid sequence MENKDLSFKKIGIIVSIIFSLWLLFFASSIISAMTFNPIAEKYLNERFFKLVSPQGWGFYSKNPRDYMINVYDMNTEKPALQWPNNRATNLFGISRYGRSQGIEAGLIQGKISEANWLACEDSPTECLKNYTDKVSVTNSTPHPTICGDIGVVLQEPVPWAWSKNENIIMPSKIVRVDVSCSIE is encoded by the coding sequence GTGGAGAATAAAGATTTAAGTTTTAAAAAGATTGGAATAATTGTTTCTATTATTTTTTCCCTTTGGCTATTGTTTTTTGCTTCATCAATTATTAGTGCCATGACATTCAACCCTATAGCAGAAAAGTATCTAAATGAAAGATTTTTCAAACTGGTCTCTCCTCAAGGATGGGGGTTTTATAGTAAAAACCCAAGAGATTATATGATCAACGTCTATGATATGAATACTGAAAAACCTGCTTTACAGTGGCCTAATAATCGGGCAACTAATTTGTTTGGTATATCTCGATATGGAAGATCTCAAGGAATTGAAGCTGGCTTAATTCAAGGAAAGATAAGTGAAGCAAATTGGCTCGCATGTGAAGATAGCCCTACGGAGTGTTTGAAAAATTATACTGATAAAGTAAGCGTAACCAACTCAACACCACACCCCACGATTTGTGGAGACATAGGTGTTGTTCTTCAAGAACCTGTTCCTTGGGCCTGGAGCAAAAATGAAAATATCATAATGCCATCAAAAATAGTAAGGGTGGACGTATCATGTTCGATAGAATAG